The Raphanus sativus cultivar WK10039 unplaced genomic scaffold, ASM80110v3 Scaffold3214, whole genome shotgun sequence genome has a window encoding:
- the LOC130506418 gene encoding uncharacterized protein LOC130506418: MWCLVGPEPARFSLLEFENITGLNCDYIEDLETPECEVTPQMVSFWEMMGVHREAGPSTDQIIAALKRCGDWSREDRKRLAYLSIFTGFIEGKKFSSATRATLARLVMDLERFENYPWGRVAFKVLMDSLWNKDITGCYTVDGFIQVLQVWAYTAIPGLGASIGLPRANSPSPPILAYDGSRGRRFMKAAILSQTRVINFVEKDISEMWPKWDSEVDDVPAENIIKVMYDRRPWKWTMDCWEVTGTKPKFVTPSKRAKEMVVEEVEEDNQRPRKKARKEAPKEAPKEAREEAPTEATEEATEEAREEASWVTREELENMFKDLRSGLGDIMKDGFKKCIREIRKISDRLEAVEKKVGVTNQATPQAPETGVSKKHPTPQAPETGVSNKQTTPQKDQPTLQTNHPTPPTRKHAPQKAKPTPQKAKPTPQTKQPAPQTKQPAPQTKQPAPQTKKPSPQKKQPSPL, from the exons atgtggtgtctcgttggtccagaacctgcgaggttttcactgttagagtttgaaaacatcactggtctaaactgcgactacatcgaggaccttgagacaccagaatgtgaagttaccccacagatggtttctttctgggagatgatgggagttcatcgggaagctgggccaagtactgatcagataatagcagcactgaagagatgcggggattggtccagggaagatcgcaagcgactcgcgtacctttccatcttcactggattcattgaagggaaaaagttctcaagcgctacacgagctactctcgcaaggctagtgatggatttagaaaggtttgagaattatccatgggggagagtcgcgtttaaggtgctgatggactctttgtggaacaaagatattactggctgttacaccgtggatggctttatacaagttcttcaggtctgggcgtacacagctattccgggattgggtgctagtattggtctacccagagcaaacagtccgtctccaccgattctggcttacgacggcagcagaggccgcagattcatgaaagctgctatcttgagtcag acccgcgtgatcaactttgttgagaaggacattagtgaaatgtggccaaaatgggactctgaggttgatgacgtgcccgcggagaacatcattaaagtcatgtatgatcggagaccgtggaagtggaccatggattgctgggaagtcactggtacaaaacccaagtttgtgactccatcgaaaagagccaaagagatggttgtggaggaggtggaggaagacaatcagagacctcggaagaaagctcgtaaagaggctcctaaagaggctcctaaagaggctagagaagaggctcctacagaggctacagaagaggctacagaagaggctagagaagaggctagttgggtgaccagagaggagttagaaaacatgttcaaggacttaagaAGTGGCTTAGGTGACATaatgaaagatgggtttaagaagtgcatcagggagattaggaagatctccgatagattggaagctgtggagaagaaggttggtgtcaccaatcaggctacccctcaagccccagaaaccggggttagtaaaaaacaccctaccccacaagccccagaaaccggggttagtaacaaacagactactcctcaaaaggatcagcctacacttcaaaccaatcatcctactcctcccaccagaaagcatgctcctcaaaaggcaaagcctactcctcaaaaggcaaagcctactcctcaaacgaaacagcctgctcctcaaactaaacagcctgctcctcaaacgaaacagcctgctcctcaaacgaaaaagccttctcctcaaaagaaacagccttctcctct